DNA sequence from the Corynebacterium freneyi genome:
AGCATCAGCGATGAACGGCAACCGATAACGGGAGTCGGCAGTAGGCCAATGCGCGGGGAAACGAACCCGCCCGGCACTGTTCGACTCCGCAAGTGAGGAGAAAAGTGTCCGGAAAGCTCCGTGTCCATGAGCTCGCAAAGCAGCTCGGGGTCACCAGCAAGGAACTTCTCGCCCAGCTCAAGGAGCAGGGCGAATTCGTCAAGACCGCGTCGTCGACGGTGGAACCCCCCGTCGTCAGGCGCATGAAGCAGCTCTACGCGGCCAAGGAGGCCAAGCCGGCCGACGGCGACGCGAAGCCGGCTACCGGCAAGCCCGGCCCGAAGCCGGGTGCCGCCGCCAAGCCGGGCCCGAAGCCGGGTGCGGCCAAGCCGGGCCCCAAGCCCGCCCCGAAGGCCCCGGCCGCCAAGCCGGGCCAGCCCGCCCCGAAGGCCCCGGCCGCCAAGCCGGGCCAGCCGGGCTCGAAGCCGGGTGCGGCCAAGCCGGGTCAGCCCGCCCCGAATCCCGCTGCGGCCAAGCCGGGTCAGCAGGGCCCGAAGCCGGGTGCCAAGCCCGGTCCGATGCCGCGCCCGCAGGCCCGCGGCGGCAAGCCCGGCCCGAAGCCGGGTGCCCGCGCCCCGCGCGTGGCCAACAACCCGTTCTCCACGGGTGAGCGCCCCGCGCCGCGTCCGTCGGCGATGCCCCGCCCGCAGGGGGGCGGTCGACCCGGCCCGAAGCCGGGTGCCCGTCCGGGTGGCCCGGGTCAGGGTGGCCCGCGCCCGCAGGGTGGCGGCAAGGGCGGCCCCCGTCCCCAGGGCGGCGGCCGCGGCGGTCAGGGCGGCGGCAACCGTCCGACCCCGTCGATGATGCCGGCGCACCCGAACCCGGGTCAGATGCCCGCCAAGTCCTCCGCCGGTGGCCGTGGTGGCCGCGGTCGCCCGGGCGGCGGTTTCGGCGGCGGTGGCCCGCGCGGTGGTCGCGGCGGTCGTCGCGGCGGCACCGCCGGCGCCTTCGGACGTCCGGGCGGCGCCCCGCGCCGTGGACGCAAGTCGAAGCGGCAGAAGAGGCACGAATACGAGTCGATGCAGGCGCCTTCGGTCGTCGGCGGCGTCAAGCTGCCCAACGGCAAGGGCCAGACCATCCGGCTCGCCCGCGGCGCGTCCCTGTCGGACTTCGCCGAGAAGATCGGCGCCGACGCGGCCGCCCTGGTGCAGGCCCTGTTCAACCTCGGCGAGATGGTCACCGCGACCGCCTCGGTGAGTGACGAGACCCTGCAGCTGCTGGGCGAGGAGATGGACTACAAGGTCCAGGTCGTCTCGCCGGAGGATGAGGACCGTGAGCTCCTCGAGTCCTTCGACCTGCAGTTCGGCGAGGACGAGGGCGACGAGGAGGACCTCGTGGTCCGCCCGCCGGTGGTCACCGTCATGGGTCACGTCGACCACGGCAAGACCCGCCTGCTGGACACCATCCGCAAGGCGAACGTGGGCGGCGACGAGGCCGGCGGCATCACGCAGCACATCGGCGCCTACCAGGTCAACGTCGACTTCGAGGACACCGAGCGCAAGGTGACCTTCCTGGATACCCCGGGTCACGAGGCGTTCACCGCCATGCGTGCCCGTGGTGCCCAGGCCACCGACGTCGCGATCCTCGTGGTCGCCGCCGACGACGGCGTCATGCCGCAGACGGTGGAGGCCATCAACCACGCGAAGGCGGCCGACGTGCCGATCGTCGTGGCGGTCAACAAGATCGACAAGGAGACGGCGGACCCGCAGAAGATCCGCGGCCAGCTGACCGAGTACGGCCTGACCGACGAGGAGTGGGGCGGCGACACGATGTTCGTCGACATCTCCGCGAAGCAGGGCCTGAACATCGACAAGCTGCTGGAGGCGGTCCTGCTGACGGCCGACGCCGCGCTGGATCTGGTCGCCAACCCGAACATGGACGCGCAGGGCATCGCCATCGAGGCGCACCTGGACCGCGGTCGTGGCCCGGTGGCCACCGTCATCGTTCAGCGAGGCACGCTGCGCGTCGGCGACTCCATCGTCGTCGGCGACGCCTACGGTCGCGTCCGTCGCATGGTCGACGAGCACGGCAACGACGTCGAGGAGGCGGGCCCGTCCCGTCCGGTGCAGGTGCTCGGCCTGACCTCGGTGTGTGGCGCCGGCGACAACCTGCTGGTCGTCGACGAGGACCGCACGGCCCGCCAGATCGCGGATCGTCGCGACGCCCGTCGTCGTAACGCGCTGCAGGCCCGCAACCGTCGTCGCGTCTCCCTGGAGAACCTCGACGAGTTCATGAAGGAGACCAACACCCTCAACCTGATCCTGAAGGGCGACAACGCCGGTACCGTCGAGGCACTGGAAGAGGCGCTGCTCAAGATCGAGGTCGACGAGGAGGTCCAGCTCAACATCATCGACCGCGGCGTCGGTGCGGTGACGCAGACCAACGTGACGCTGGCCGAGGCGTCGGATGCGGTGATCATCGGCTTCAACGTCCGTTCCGAGGGCAAGGCCACCGAGGCCGCCAACGCCGCCGGCGTGGACGTGCGCTACTACACGGTCATCTACAAGGCGATCGAGGAAGTCGAGCAGGCGCTCAAGGGCATGCTCAAGCCGATCTACGAGGAGCGCGAGCTGGGTCGCGCCGAGATCCGCGCGATCTTCAAGGCGTCCGCCGTCGGCCTCATCGCGGGTTGCATGGTGGAGTCCGGCAAGATGCGCCGCAACGCCAAGGTGCGTCTCATCCGCGACGGCAACGTCGTGGCGGAGAAGGCGACCATCGATTCG
Encoded proteins:
- the infB gene encoding translation initiation factor IF-2 — encoded protein: MSGKLRVHELAKQLGVTSKELLAQLKEQGEFVKTASSTVEPPVVRRMKQLYAAKEAKPADGDAKPATGKPGPKPGAAAKPGPKPGAAKPGPKPAPKAPAAKPGQPAPKAPAAKPGQPGSKPGAAKPGQPAPNPAAAKPGQQGPKPGAKPGPMPRPQARGGKPGPKPGARAPRVANNPFSTGERPAPRPSAMPRPQGGGRPGPKPGARPGGPGQGGPRPQGGGKGGPRPQGGGRGGQGGGNRPTPSMMPAHPNPGQMPAKSSAGGRGGRGRPGGGFGGGGPRGGRGGRRGGTAGAFGRPGGAPRRGRKSKRQKRHEYESMQAPSVVGGVKLPNGKGQTIRLARGASLSDFAEKIGADAAALVQALFNLGEMVTATASVSDETLQLLGEEMDYKVQVVSPEDEDRELLESFDLQFGEDEGDEEDLVVRPPVVTVMGHVDHGKTRLLDTIRKANVGGDEAGGITQHIGAYQVNVDFEDTERKVTFLDTPGHEAFTAMRARGAQATDVAILVVAADDGVMPQTVEAINHAKAADVPIVVAVNKIDKETADPQKIRGQLTEYGLTDEEWGGDTMFVDISAKQGLNIDKLLEAVLLTADAALDLVANPNMDAQGIAIEAHLDRGRGPVATVIVQRGTLRVGDSIVVGDAYGRVRRMVDEHGNDVEEAGPSRPVQVLGLTSVCGAGDNLLVVDEDRTARQIADRRDARRRNALQARNRRRVSLENLDEFMKETNTLNLILKGDNAGTVEALEEALLKIEVDEEVQLNIIDRGVGAVTQTNVTLAEASDAVIIGFNVRSEGKATEAANAAGVDVRYYTVIYKAIEEVEQALKGMLKPIYEERELGRAEIRAIFKASAVGLIAGCMVESGKMRRNAKVRLIRDGNVVAEKATIDSLRREKDDVTEVSAGYECGMVLSYPDIQVDDIIEAYEMVEVPRD